Proteins from a genomic interval of Bradyrhizobium sp. G127:
- the katG gene encoding catalase/peroxidase HPI — MDAKTDDKGAGKCPVVHGAGAGTSNRDWWPNQLRVDLLNQHSSKSDPLDQTFNYREEFKKLDYEALKNDLRKLMTDSQDWWPADFGNYGPQFIRMAWHSAGTYRMGDGRGGGGRGQQRFAPLNSWPDNVNIDKSRRLLWPIKQKYGQQISWADLFILTGNVALETMGFRTFGFAGGREDVWEPDQDVYWGRETTWLIASNDPNNKHSRYSGERELENPLAAVQMGLIYVNPEGPDGNPDPLAAAKDIRETFKRMAMNDEETVALIAGGHTFGKTHGAAAESYKGADPEAGDLEAQGFGWTSSFGTGHGADAIGSGLEVTWTQTPAQWSNHFFENLFKFEWVLEKSPAGANQWVAKDAEDVIPLAHDSSKKQKPKMLTTDLSLRFDPAYEKISRRFLQNPQAFAEAFARAWFKLTHRDLGPRSRYLGPEVPREELIWQDPVPAVDHPLIDDADTAALKVKVLASGLSVSELVGTAWASASTFRGGDKRGGANGARIRLAPQKDWAVNQPEQLAKVLKVLERIQFEFNQGQSAGKKVSLADLIVLAGNTGVEQAAKAAGHNVTVPFAPGRTDASQTQTDVEAFEVLEPIYDGFRNYQKARYAVPAEALLIDKAQLLTLTAPELTVLIGGLRAININADGSAHGILTDRPGALTNDFFVNLLDMGTQWKAVSEAKDIFEGVDRKSGAVKWTGTRVDLVFGSNSVLRALAEVYASSDSKEKFVNDFVKAWTKVMNADRFDLA; from the coding sequence ATGGACGCAAAGACTGACGATAAAGGCGCGGGCAAATGCCCAGTTGTTCATGGGGCCGGCGCCGGCACATCCAACAGGGACTGGTGGCCGAACCAGTTGCGCGTCGACCTGCTAAACCAGCATTCATCCAAATCCGATCCGCTGGATCAGACGTTCAATTACCGTGAGGAATTCAAGAAGCTCGATTACGAGGCGCTGAAGAACGACCTGCGCAAGTTGATGACCGACTCGCAGGACTGGTGGCCGGCCGACTTCGGCAACTATGGTCCACAATTCATCCGCATGGCTTGGCATAGCGCGGGGACATACCGCATGGGCGATGGCCGCGGCGGCGGCGGTCGCGGCCAGCAGCGCTTCGCTCCGCTCAATAGCTGGCCCGACAACGTCAACATCGACAAGTCGCGTCGCCTGCTGTGGCCGATCAAGCAGAAATATGGGCAACAGATTTCCTGGGCCGATCTTTTTATCCTTACCGGCAATGTCGCGCTCGAGACGATGGGCTTTCGTACCTTCGGTTTCGCCGGCGGCCGCGAAGACGTTTGGGAGCCGGACCAGGACGTCTACTGGGGCCGGGAGACCACTTGGCTCATCGCCAGCAACGATCCCAACAACAAACACAGCCGTTATTCCGGTGAACGCGAACTCGAAAACCCGCTCGCAGCCGTTCAGATGGGCCTGATTTACGTCAACCCGGAAGGTCCGGACGGAAACCCTGATCCACTCGCGGCTGCAAAAGATATCCGGGAAACCTTCAAGCGCATGGCCATGAACGATGAGGAAACCGTCGCTCTCATCGCCGGGGGTCATACCTTCGGCAAGACGCACGGCGCGGCGGCTGAATCCTACAAGGGAGCGGACCCTGAAGCCGGAGACCTTGAAGCACAGGGTTTCGGCTGGACCAGCAGCTTTGGCACCGGCCACGGCGCCGACGCCATCGGCAGCGGCCTGGAGGTCACCTGGACGCAGACGCCGGCGCAATGGAGCAACCACTTCTTCGAGAACCTGTTCAAATTCGAATGGGTGCTGGAGAAGTCTCCGGCCGGTGCGAACCAGTGGGTGGCCAAGGATGCCGAGGATGTCATCCCCCTCGCGCATGATTCGTCGAAGAAGCAGAAGCCGAAGATGCTGACGACCGACCTGTCGCTGCGCTTCGACCCGGCCTACGAGAAGATCTCGCGGCGCTTCCTGCAGAACCCGCAGGCTTTTGCCGAGGCGTTCGCACGGGCCTGGTTCAAGCTGACGCATCGCGACCTCGGCCCGCGCTCGCGCTATCTGGGTCCGGAGGTGCCGAGGGAAGAACTGATCTGGCAGGATCCGGTGCCTGCCGTCGATCATCCCCTGATCGATGACGCTGATACTGCCGCGCTCAAAGTCAAGGTGCTGGCCTCAGGTCTCAGCGTGTCAGAACTGGTCGGCACCGCTTGGGCCTCGGCTTCCACCTTCCGCGGCGGTGACAAGCGCGGCGGCGCCAACGGCGCGCGCATCCGCCTCGCCCCTCAAAAGGACTGGGCGGTAAACCAGCCGGAGCAGCTTGCGAAGGTGCTCAAGGTTCTGGAGCGTATCCAGTTCGAGTTCAATCAGGGTCAGAGCGCCGGCAAGAAAGTCTCGCTTGCAGACCTGATCGTGCTCGCAGGCAATACCGGGGTCGAGCAGGCTGCGAAGGCAGCCGGTCACAATGTGACGGTGCCGTTCGCGCCGGGCCGTACCGACGCTTCGCAGACGCAGACCGATGTGGAAGCCTTCGAGGTGCTCGAACCGATCTATGACGGTTTCCGTAACTACCAGAAGGCCCGATACGCGGTACCTGCCGAAGCGCTGCTGATCGACAAGGCCCAGCTTCTGACGCTCACCGCGCCAGAGTTGACGGTGCTGATCGGCGGTCTGCGCGCGATTAACATCAATGCCGATGGCTCCGCCCACGGCATCCTGACTGATCGACCCGGCGCGCTAACGAACGACTTCTTCGTCAACCTCCTGGATATGGGAACGCAGTGGAAAGCGGTCTCCGAGGCCAAGGACATTTTCGAGGGCGTCGATCGCAAAAGCGGCGCAGTGAAATGGACCGGCACGCGCGTCGATCTCGTGTTCGGCTCGAATTCGGTGCTGCGCGCCCTGGCCGAAGTCTACGCCAGTTCGGATTCCAAGGAGAAGTTCGTGAACGACTTCGTGAAGGCGTGGACCAAGGTGATGAACGCCGACCGCTTCGATCTCGCCTGA
- a CDS encoding PQQ-dependent dehydrogenase, methanol/ethanol family, protein MIRLASTNARRQFSTNAQTQRPPLGFLTVASVVATLAIVSQVSAQSPPKGSPDHIKAVTSAVDQNSIKANAATSNDWPTIGLDYGETRFSKLNQINTENVKNLGLMWTYNLESSRGVEATPLVVDGIMYVTASWSVVHAIDVRTGKKIWTFDPQVSRSIGFKGCCDVVNRGVALYKGKVFVGSYDGRLVALDAVTGKKVWEKDTLIDKEHSYTITGAPRVVNGKVVIGNGGAEYGARGYVTAYDAETGDQAWRWFTVPGDPSKPFEDESMEKAAKTWDPAGKYWINGGGGTAWDTITFDPDLNLVYIGTGNGSPWNRHLRSPAGGDNLYLASIVALNADTGKYVWHYQETPGDHWDYTSTQPMILADIAIDGAPRKVILHAPKNGFFFVIDRTNGKFISAKNFVDVNWATGYDSSGRPVEVAEARDLEKGMDSIPGPFGAHNWHPMSFNPMTGLVYLPAQGVPLNLTPLKDWKHNANKPGEFGGNTGWNTGFALNATPPKNLPFGRLIAWDPVKQKEAWKQEYVAPWNGGTLTTAGNLVFQGTADGRFIAYNATTGEKLWESPTGTGVVAAASTYMLDGVQYVSVAVGWGGVFGITQRATEADNPGTVYTFAIGGKAPLPPITKYQMENLVAGVKYDPADVGPGTLLYVSSCATCHGVPGVDKGGNVRNLGYVSAETIANLKNFVFKGPHVEKGMPDFSGKLSEDDVVKITAFIQGTADAVRPKK, encoded by the coding sequence ATGATACGTCTTGCCAGCACAAATGCCCGCCGACAATTTTCTACGAATGCCCAAACCCAGCGCCCGCCGCTGGGTTTTTTGACGGTCGCGTCCGTCGTCGCGACACTTGCCATCGTCTCGCAGGTCTCCGCGCAATCGCCGCCGAAGGGGTCGCCCGATCATATCAAGGCGGTGACGTCCGCGGTCGATCAGAATTCCATCAAGGCCAACGCTGCGACGTCGAACGACTGGCCGACCATCGGTCTTGATTACGGAGAGACGCGATTTAGCAAGCTGAATCAGATCAACACCGAGAACGTCAAGAATCTCGGTCTGATGTGGACCTACAATCTTGAATCGTCGCGTGGCGTCGAGGCGACGCCGCTGGTCGTCGACGGCATCATGTACGTCACCGCATCATGGAGCGTGGTGCACGCGATCGACGTGCGCACCGGCAAGAAGATCTGGACCTTCGATCCGCAAGTCTCTCGCTCGATCGGCTTCAAGGGGTGCTGCGACGTCGTCAATCGCGGTGTTGCGCTTTACAAGGGCAAGGTCTTTGTCGGCTCCTATGATGGACGGCTCGTGGCGCTCGACGCCGTGACCGGCAAGAAGGTCTGGGAAAAAGACACGCTCATCGACAAGGAGCACTCCTACACGATCACCGGCGCGCCGCGCGTTGTTAACGGCAAGGTGGTGATCGGTAATGGCGGCGCGGAATACGGCGCGCGCGGTTACGTCACCGCGTATGACGCGGAAACCGGCGATCAGGCGTGGCGCTGGTTCACTGTGCCCGGCGATCCGTCAAAGCCTTTCGAAGATGAATCGATGGAGAAGGCCGCCAAGACCTGGGATCCGGCGGGCAAGTACTGGATCAACGGCGGCGGCGGGACGGCATGGGACACCATCACGTTCGATCCCGACCTGAACCTCGTTTACATCGGCACCGGCAATGGATCGCCGTGGAATCGTCATCTGCGCAGTCCCGCGGGCGGCGACAATCTCTATCTGGCATCGATTGTCGCGCTGAACGCCGACACCGGAAAATACGTCTGGCACTATCAGGAAACCCCCGGCGACCACTGGGACTACACCTCGACCCAGCCGATGATCCTGGCCGACATCGCGATCGACGGTGCGCCGAGGAAGGTGATCCTTCACGCGCCGAAGAACGGCTTCTTCTTCGTCATCGATCGCACCAACGGCAAGTTCATCTCGGCCAAGAATTTCGTCGATGTGAATTGGGCGACCGGCTATGATTCAAGCGGACGTCCGGTCGAGGTTGCGGAAGCGCGCGATCTCGAAAAGGGCATGGACAGTATTCCGGGTCCGTTTGGCGCGCACAACTGGCACCCGATGTCGTTCAATCCGATGACGGGTCTGGTCTATCTGCCGGCGCAGGGCGTGCCGCTGAATCTCACTCCGTTGAAGGACTGGAAGCACAATGCCAACAAGCCCGGCGAATTCGGCGGCAACACCGGCTGGAACACCGGCTTTGCGCTGAACGCGACGCCGCCGAAAAATCTGCCATTCGGCCGGCTGATCGCGTGGGATCCGGTGAAGCAGAAGGAGGCGTGGAAACAGGAATATGTCGCGCCGTGGAATGGCGGGACATTGACCACTGCCGGCAATCTCGTGTTTCAGGGAACGGCCGATGGCCGCTTCATCGCCTACAACGCAACGACCGGCGAGAAGCTCTGGGAATCGCCGACGGGCACCGGCGTCGTCGCGGCAGCGTCGACCTACATGCTTGATGGCGTGCAATATGTGTCGGTCGCGGTCGGGTGGGGTGGTGTGTTCGGCATCACGCAACGCGCGACCGAAGCCGACAATCCCGGCACGGTCTATACGTTCGCGATTGGCGGAAAGGCGCCGCTGCCGCCGATCACGAAGTACCAGATGGAAAACCTGGTTGCCGGTGTGAAATACGATCCGGCGGACGTTGGGCCCGGGACGCTGCTGTACGTCAGCAGTTGCGCCACGTGTCATGGCGTGCCGGGCGTGGACAAGGGCGGCAATGTGAGAAATCTCGGCTACGTCAGCGCCGAGACGATCGCCAATCTCAAGAACTTCGTGTTCAAGGGACCGCATGTCGAGAAGGGGATGCCGGACTTCAGCGGCAAGCTGAGCGAGGATGACGTTGTGAAGATTACCGCTTTCATTCAGGGCACTGCGGACGCTGTACGCCCGAAGAAGTGA
- a CDS encoding tetratricopeptide repeat protein: MARRPHYIPAFVELALQLRKAGQFDEAMAVTESGLTFAPQSADLQLALGHALAERNERIRAREVFAKVHAAEPTHHDALLALAMAVIWDGDYGRAADLYRRALAIKPLDDTRLRLAKCLLELRQHEEAEALLRTATHGVSHLAAHAVMAMVSTSHGRIFLQPSSTLNFLRVRND; this comes from the coding sequence GTGGCCCGACGACCGCACTACATTCCGGCGTTTGTCGAACTCGCGCTCCAGTTGCGCAAGGCCGGACAATTTGACGAGGCGATGGCCGTCACCGAGAGCGGGCTGACATTCGCGCCGCAATCGGCCGATCTGCAACTTGCCTTGGGACATGCTCTGGCGGAACGCAACGAGCGTATCCGGGCGCGGGAGGTGTTTGCGAAAGTTCACGCCGCGGAGCCGACGCATCATGATGCCTTGCTGGCTCTTGCGATGGCGGTGATATGGGATGGCGATTACGGACGGGCCGCGGACCTCTATCGCCGCGCGCTGGCCATCAAGCCGCTGGACGATACGCGGCTCCGTCTGGCGAAATGCTTGCTGGAACTCCGGCAGCATGAGGAAGCGGAAGCGCTCTTGCGCACGGCCACCCACGGGGTGAGCCACTTGGCTGCTCATGCAGTCATGGCGATGGTATCCACATCGCATGGGCGAATCTTCCTGCAGCCAAGTTCGACGCTGAATTTTTTACGCGTCCGAAACGATTGA
- a CDS encoding DUF3750 domain-containing protein, giving the protein MVLTAFLFLLFAPIGVSAASYFLSDRASANWYAADRSSAGVLPQASAHPDALVRIYAARTVRWRGIVAVHSWIVFKDKGASRYNRYDYTAWGEPIRVNGFVADGRWFGQAPEEVFRADGERAAVLIPKIRAAIDSYKYRNLGDYRAWPGPNSNTFVAAIIDAVPEMQAVLPPTAIGKDYPYDGAWFGWTPSGTGLRATLGGYLGVTVGWLEGVELNVLGAVLGVDVRRPAIKIPGIGRIGMSAVPA; this is encoded by the coding sequence ATGGTTCTGACGGCTTTTCTGTTCCTGTTGTTCGCGCCCATCGGCGTCTCCGCCGCCTCCTATTTTCTGAGCGATCGCGCCTCCGCGAACTGGTATGCGGCGGATCGGTCCAGCGCGGGCGTGCTGCCGCAGGCGTCGGCGCATCCGGATGCGCTGGTGCGGATCTATGCCGCGCGAACGGTGCGCTGGCGCGGCATCGTCGCGGTCCATTCCTGGATCGTGTTCAAGGACAAAGGCGCATCGCGATACAATCGCTACGATTACACGGCGTGGGGCGAGCCGATCCGCGTCAACGGCTTCGTCGCGGACGGGCGCTGGTTCGGGCAGGCCCCCGAAGAAGTTTTCCGCGCCGACGGCGAGAGAGCCGCGGTCCTCATTCCGAAAATCCGAGCCGCCATCGACAGCTACAAGTACCGCAACCTCGGCGACTACCGCGCGTGGCCCGGGCCGAACTCGAACACCTTCGTCGCCGCGATTATCGATGCCGTTCCCGAGATGCAGGCGGTGCTGCCGCCGACCGCCATCGGCAAGGACTATCCCTATGACGGCGCGTGGTTCGGCTGGACGCCGTCGGGCACCGGCCTTCGCGCGACGCTTGGCGGCTATCTCGGCGTCACCGTCGGCTGGCTGGAAGGTGTCGAGTTGAACGTCCTCGGCGCGGTCCTCGGTGTCGACGTGCGCCGGCCGGCGATCAAGATTCCCGGCATCGGCCGCATTGGCATGAGCGCGGTCCCGGCGTAG
- a CDS encoding hydrogen peroxide-inducible genes activator has protein sequence MVSLKQLKYFDAVARSGHFGKAAAHCAISQPALSMQVQELERSLGVQLLERGRNGVILTEGGREIAQRAARVLADVRDIVDAARRQGDVLSGPLALGVIPSLAPYILPRLLPKIRDGFPDLDLHIRETQTQSLVGELVDGELDLLLLALPVEHPDVETVRLFDDRFLLAMATAHRMSDDVRATPDLLEGDKLLLLEEGHCMRDQALAFCNLQRVENINTFGASSLSTLVQMVANGLGMTLLPEIAVPLETRHGDIHLMRFADPEPQRVIGLAWRKSSPRKRHFVELGQMITDAASTAAR, from the coding sequence ATGGTTTCATTGAAACAACTCAAGTATTTCGACGCCGTGGCCCGGTCGGGCCATTTTGGCAAGGCGGCCGCCCATTGCGCCATCAGCCAGCCAGCGCTGTCGATGCAGGTTCAGGAGCTTGAGCGGTCCCTCGGGGTCCAACTGCTGGAGCGGGGCCGCAATGGCGTCATCCTGACGGAAGGCGGCCGGGAAATCGCGCAGCGCGCCGCGCGGGTGCTTGCGGACGTGCGCGACATTGTCGACGCCGCGCGGCGGCAGGGCGACGTGCTGTCCGGCCCGCTGGCCCTCGGCGTCATTCCGTCGCTGGCGCCCTACATCCTGCCGCGGCTGCTGCCGAAAATCAGGGACGGTTTTCCCGATCTCGATCTTCATATTCGGGAGACGCAGACCCAGTCGCTGGTCGGCGAACTGGTCGATGGTGAACTCGATCTTCTGTTGCTGGCACTGCCGGTCGAGCATCCCGACGTCGAGACGGTGCGCCTGTTCGATGATCGCTTCCTGCTGGCCATGGCGACGGCGCATCGCATGTCGGACGATGTCCGCGCCACGCCGGATCTGCTCGAGGGTGACAAACTTCTGCTCCTGGAGGAGGGGCACTGCATGCGGGATCAGGCGCTGGCCTTCTGCAACCTGCAGCGGGTCGAGAACATCAACACGTTCGGCGCGTCCAGTCTCTCGACGCTGGTGCAGATGGTGGCGAACGGCCTCGGCATGACTCTGCTGCCTGAAATCGCGGTGCCGCTCGAAACCCGGCATGGCGATATTCACCTGATGCGATTCGCCGATCCGGAACCGCAGCGGGTCATCGGCCTTGCATGGCGGAAAAGCTCGCCGCGCAAGCGCCACTTCGTCGAACTCGGCCAGATGATTACAGACGCGGCCAGTACTGCTGCCCGGTGA
- a CDS encoding cobalamin-binding protein encodes MPFPPRRIVCLTEETVETLYLLGEQDRIIGVSGYAVRPPQVRREKSRVSAFISADIPKVLALEPDLVLAFSDLQADIVADLVRAGVAVHVFNQRDVAGILAMIRTLGGLIGEAGKADELASQFERRLADVAEAARARPSRPKVYFEEWDDPLISGIGWVSELISVAGGEDVFPQLAKEKAAKDRIVAPEVVITANPDVILASWCGKKVVPDKIRQRPGWDAITAVRNNRIVEIKSPLILQPGPAALTDGLDAIISALWDEALLKKNSGAA; translated from the coding sequence ATGCCTTTTCCTCCGCGCAGGATCGTGTGTCTCACCGAAGAAACCGTAGAGACGCTGTATCTGCTGGGCGAGCAGGATCGCATCATCGGCGTGTCGGGCTACGCCGTACGGCCGCCGCAAGTGCGGCGTGAGAAGTCGCGCGTCTCGGCATTCATCTCCGCGGACATTCCCAAGGTGCTCGCGCTGGAGCCCGATCTCGTGCTGGCGTTTTCCGATTTGCAGGCGGACATCGTCGCCGATCTGGTGCGGGCAGGGGTGGCGGTGCATGTCTTCAACCAGCGCGACGTTGCCGGAATTCTCGCGATGATCCGCACGCTGGGCGGGCTGATCGGTGAGGCAGGGAAGGCGGATGAACTCGCGTCGCAATTCGAGCGACGGCTTGCCGATGTCGCCGAAGCCGCGCGCGCGCGACCGTCGCGGCCGAAAGTCTATTTCGAGGAGTGGGACGATCCGCTTATCAGTGGGATCGGTTGGGTGTCCGAGCTGATTTCAGTCGCCGGCGGCGAGGATGTTTTTCCGCAGCTTGCCAAAGAGAAGGCCGCGAAGGATCGTATTGTCGCGCCGGAGGTTGTGATCACGGCAAACCCGGATGTCATTCTTGCCTCATGGTGCGGAAAGAAAGTTGTGCCCGACAAAATCCGTCAGCGCCCGGGATGGGACGCTATCACTGCCGTGCGTAACAACCGGATCGTCGAGATCAAATCGCCGCTGATTCTGCAGCCGGGGCCTGCGGCTTTGACCGACGGGTTGGACGCGATCATTTCAGCGCTGTGGGATGAGGCTCTCTTGAAAAAAAACTCCGGCGCCGCGTGA
- a CDS encoding adenylate/guanylate cyclase domain-containing protein, with product MADPLIAPHSSLFRKYFRALFAAAVVPLLIAGGSEAWFGYHDQRARLNDLLNAEARFAAVNIQDFIEGIRDQLVWTVQLPWSDDTGERRRLDALRLLRQAQAVENLSLVDATGRERLFVSRIGLNRIESGDDHSEKPAVIGARSDRIWYGPVTFHDGSEPFMTVAIAGNRSADGVAVAEVNLKFIWEVISGIRVGRTGEAFVLDRPGRLVAHPDISLVLRADEIAQRPLQTLRAAILARPGQAAAGQDISGTTVLAAMVQIPGVNWSVIVKQPIAEAFGPIYAALWRTGALLIAGAALAAMLAYWLTQRMVGPIQLLEEGVARIGAGQFDHRINLATSDEFERLATRFNEMASELAVSQERSERISRLKRFLAPQIAELIDRTGDDSVLDGRRVEVVVVFCDLRGFTAFSVRAEPETIMAVLREYYDALERVVSAHEATLINFSGDGAMVLVNAPVAVSDPALRAVNMAGDMQRSVQKLLAHWRALDHQLGFGVGLAMGPATVGRIGSEGRLDYSAIGSVVNLASRLCSSADDSQILIDRVTAQAVRSSIPLVELDARTLKGFDEPVPVFSAVI from the coding sequence ATGGCCGATCCGCTGATCGCGCCGCACTCTTCATTGTTCAGGAAATATTTTCGCGCGCTCTTTGCAGCCGCCGTTGTGCCGCTTCTGATCGCGGGCGGAAGTGAGGCGTGGTTCGGCTATCACGACCAGCGCGCCAGACTGAACGATCTCCTGAACGCTGAAGCCCGATTTGCGGCCGTAAACATCCAGGATTTCATTGAGGGAATTCGGGACCAGCTTGTCTGGACCGTGCAACTGCCATGGTCCGACGATACGGGCGAAAGGCGCCGGCTCGACGCCCTGCGCCTGCTCCGCCAGGCACAGGCCGTGGAAAACCTCAGCCTTGTCGATGCCACCGGGAGAGAACGCCTGTTCGTGTCACGCATCGGCCTGAACAGGATCGAGAGTGGTGATGACCATTCCGAGAAGCCCGCTGTGATAGGAGCCCGTTCAGACCGGATCTGGTATGGGCCGGTCACATTTCATGATGGCTCGGAGCCCTTCATGACCGTGGCCATCGCGGGTAACCGCTCGGCCGATGGGGTGGCTGTCGCCGAGGTCAACCTCAAGTTCATCTGGGAAGTGATCTCGGGGATTCGGGTGGGACGCACCGGCGAAGCATTCGTGCTCGACCGGCCGGGACGCCTCGTTGCTCATCCGGACATCAGCCTTGTCTTGCGAGCCGACGAAATCGCCCAGCGACCGCTTCAGACCTTGCGGGCAGCCATTCTCGCACGGCCCGGTCAGGCCGCGGCCGGTCAGGATATTTCCGGAACGACAGTATTGGCGGCGATGGTGCAGATTCCGGGCGTCAACTGGAGCGTCATCGTCAAGCAACCGATCGCCGAGGCATTCGGGCCGATCTACGCCGCCCTTTGGCGTACAGGAGCTTTGCTCATTGCCGGCGCCGCGCTCGCGGCAATGCTGGCCTACTGGCTGACCCAACGCATGGTGGGACCCATACAGTTGCTGGAGGAAGGAGTCGCCCGAATAGGCGCAGGGCAATTCGACCACCGCATCAACCTTGCAACGAGTGACGAATTCGAGCGTCTTGCAACCCGGTTCAACGAGATGGCAAGCGAGTTGGCGGTTTCGCAGGAACGCTCCGAACGCATAAGCCGGCTCAAGCGCTTCCTTGCGCCACAAATTGCAGAACTGATTGACCGCACCGGTGACGACAGCGTTCTCGACGGGCGGCGCGTCGAGGTGGTCGTGGTGTTCTGCGATCTGCGGGGCTTCACCGCATTTTCGGTTCGCGCCGAACCTGAAACCATCATGGCCGTGCTGCGCGAATACTATGATGCGCTCGAAAGGGTCGTGAGCGCCCATGAAGCAACGCTGATAAACTTCTCCGGTGACGGAGCGATGGTACTCGTCAACGCGCCGGTTGCCGTGTCGGATCCGGCGTTGCGCGCCGTCAACATGGCGGGCGACATGCAAAGGAGCGTACAGAAACTTCTGGCGCACTGGCGCGCGCTGGATCACCAGCTTGGCTTCGGCGTCGGGCTGGCGATGGGACCGGCCACAGTCGGGAGGATCGGATCCGAAGGGCGCCTTGACTACAGCGCGATTGGCAGCGTCGTGAATCTGGCATCGCGATTGTGTTCGAGCGCGGACGACTCTCAAATCCTGATCGATCGCGTCACAGCTCAGGCGGTGAGATCGAGCATACCTCTGGTTGAACTGGATGCGCGGACGCTGAAAGGCTTCGACGAGCCCGTTCCGGTATTTTCCGCCGTCATTTGA
- a CDS encoding ABC transporter substrate-binding protein, giving the protein MRRRDFIALVGSAMAWMTPAGAQTMPVIGYLGSETPERYSSRLNAFRSGLAEAGYAEGRNVAIEFRWAEGQYSRLPALATDLASRQINVLVAAGGAEVALAAKSATATIPIVFEMGGDPIALGVVDSLSRPGGNLTGVSSLSVEVSRKRLEFMREVRPGTNVFAVAINPTSPTSHSQLKNLRAAADSLGVELVVLKASNEQEFDNMFTTVHETHAGGLVFSSDPYFAYRSQQLAALAVRHAVPAMTQSRDFPLAGGLMSYGGDFAQSHRHTGIYAGRILKGEKPADLPVQRVTKVELFINLKSANALGISLPPSILSSADGVIE; this is encoded by the coding sequence ATGAGGCGGCGCGATTTCATTGCACTTGTTGGCAGTGCGATGGCATGGATGACCCCGGCCGGCGCGCAAACCATGCCGGTCATAGGATATCTTGGGTCCGAAACCCCCGAACGCTACAGCAGCCGCCTCAATGCCTTTCGCAGCGGCCTCGCAGAAGCCGGTTATGCCGAAGGGCGCAATGTCGCGATCGAGTTTCGATGGGCGGAAGGTCAGTACAGCCGGTTGCCGGCACTCGCAACGGATCTGGCCAGCCGCCAGATAAATGTCCTTGTCGCTGCGGGCGGTGCTGAGGTGGCGCTTGCGGCAAAATCGGCAACCGCGACGATTCCTATTGTTTTCGAGATGGGTGGCGACCCGATTGCACTCGGCGTGGTCGACAGCCTCTCCCGGCCGGGAGGCAATCTCACCGGTGTGTCGAGCCTGAGTGTGGAGGTTTCGCGCAAGCGCCTGGAGTTCATGCGCGAGGTGCGCCCGGGCACCAACGTGTTCGCGGTCGCCATCAATCCCACCAGTCCCACCTCACACTCCCAACTGAAGAACCTCCGTGCCGCGGCCGACAGTCTGGGGGTGGAGCTGGTTGTCCTGAAAGCCAGCAACGAACAAGAGTTCGACAACATGTTCACAACGGTGCACGAGACGCATGCGGGTGGACTTGTTTTCAGCTCCGATCCCTATTTCGCCTACCGTAGCCAGCAACTTGCCGCGCTCGCGGTCCGTCACGCCGTGCCTGCGATGACACAGTCCCGCGACTTCCCACTCGCTGGCGGCCTGATGAGCTATGGCGGTGATTTCGCTCAGTCGCACCGTCACACCGGTATCTACGCCGGCCGTATCCTGAAGGGAGAGAAGCCTGCCGATCTGCCGGTGCAGCGGGTCACCAAAGTCGAGCTGTTCATTAATCTGAAGTCGGCCAATGCCCTCGGTATCTCCCTGCCGCCCTCGATACTGAGCAGCGCTGACGGAGTGATCGAATGA